Proteins from one Nomia melanderi isolate GNS246 chromosome 3, iyNomMela1, whole genome shotgun sequence genomic window:
- the temp gene encoding protein prenyltransferase alpha subunit repeat-containing protein tempura — translation MQDDIFPAAEKILSDIENVVKKNPSLKSFEIIPAEDNENKSPVFHQEDCLGLASWCVQPLCCYAYRRLFELRQNKHRREEPSTIARWLLGALLLNPDVTTFWNMRRELVRSQKLEVSEEFAFSRLVLYHKPKCFDAFAYRRWLLSYVLNAKDSRYDFNSVDSPLCTELNLVTTCADRYANNYDAWSHRRHVMALRESRGFAYPIFETEWKNTLAWCQRHVSDYSGLSYRQFLLQKYMFELKELPRESLIKCPAVTEKSKEELFAYIKSNINAHKLQRLLDAMGAEYKASSTSAEQQAYFRTLSYWAEECRANEIAICMYHNYEALWCHRIRVPRDRSSPRRIFGTSWSR, via the exons GAAAAGCTTCGAAATAATTCCCGCGgaagataatgaaaataaatcacCAGTATTCCACCAAGAAGATTGTCTTGGATTGGCTTCGTGGTGCGTGCAACCGCTTTGTTGCTACGCTTATCGCCGACTCTTTGAACTTCGCCAGAATAAACACAGGCGCGAGGAGCCGAGTACAATAGCAAGATGGTTATTGGGCGCTTTGCTATTAAACCCGGACGTGACAACGTTTTGGAATATGCGACGGGAATTAGTGAGAAGTCAGAAGTTAGAGGTGTCGGAGGAGTTCGCGTTCTCACGGTTGGTGCTTTACCATAAGCCAAAATGCTTCGACGCGTTCGCCTACCGACGGTGGTTATTGTCGTACGTATTGAACGCCAAAGACAGCCGGTACGATTTCAATTCGGTGGACTCGCCCCTCTGCACGGAATTGAACCTGGTGACCACCTGCGCGGACAGGTACGCGAACAATTATGACGCGTGGAGCCACCGACGACATGTTATGGCGCTCCGAGAGTCACGGGGATTCGCTTATCCGATATTCGAGACCGAGTGGAAGAACACGCTTGCCTGGTGCCAGAGACACGTGTCGGATTACAGCGGGCTTTCCTATCGACAATTCTTATTGCAGAAGTACATGTTCGAGTTGAAGGAACTGCCGAGAGAGTCATTGATAAAGTGTCCGGCGGTCACGGAAAAATCTAAAGAGGAACTGTTCGCGTACATTAAGTCCAACATCAACGCGCATAAATTGCAGCGGCTACTCGATGCCATGGGGGCAGAATACAAAGCGAGTAGCACGAGCGCGGAACAACAAGCGTACTTCCGTACTTTATCCTACTGGGCGGAGGAATGTCGCGCGAACGAGATCGCCATTTGCATGTATCACAATTACGAGGCCCTCTGGTGTCATC GGATCAGAGTGCCGAGAGATCGGTCGTCGCCCCGACGGATCTTCGGAACGAGTTGGTCACGATAG